A single Numenius arquata chromosome 1, bNumArq3.hap1.1, whole genome shotgun sequence DNA region contains:
- the CAPN5 gene encoding calpain-5 isoform X2, whose amino-acid sequence MFSSVKPYENQRYASLKKECQRRNQLFEDPLFPANDDSLFYKSRIQGIQWKRPKEICDDPHLFVDGISSHDLHQGQVGNCWFVAACSSLASRESLWQKVIPDWKEQEWNPEKPESYAGIFHFQFWRFGQWLDVVIDDRLPTLHNQLIYCHSNSRNEFWCALVEKAYAKLSGCYEALDGGNTADALVDFTGGVSEPIDLTEGDYIADEAKRNLLFERVLKVHNRGGLISCSIKATSAADMEARLACGLVKGHAYAVTDVRKVRLGHGLLSFFKSEKLDMIRMRNPWGEREWNGPWSDTSEEWQKVSKSEREKMGMTVEDDGEFWMTFEDFCKYFTDIIKCRLINTSYLSIHKTWEEAVLRGAWTRNSDPLKNRSGGCINHKDTFLQNPQYVFDVKKAEDEVLISIQQKPKRTSRKEGKGENLAIGFDIHKVELNRNYRMHTLQQKVASSIYINSRSVFLRTDLKEGRYVIIPTTFDPGHVGEFLLRIFTDVPSDCRELTLDEPPHTCWSGMCGYPQVVSQIHVLAAAGLKNQDSQGGADPYVIIKCEGQKVRSPVKKNTASPEFDVKGLFYRKKPGQPIIVQIWNHNLISDEFLGQVALTGDPSDRQSVHTLHLQDKGNRRSNDLSGTIAVRLLSSNILTNV is encoded by the exons GAAATCTGCGATGATCCGCACCTCTTTGTGGATGGGATCAGCTCCCATGACTTACACCAGGGCCAGGTCGGGAACTGCTGGTTCGTGGCTGCCTGCTCTTCCTTGGCATCCCGGGAGTCTCTGTGGCAGAAG GTCATCCCGGACTGGAAGGAGCAGGAGTGGAACCCTGAGAAACCTGAGAGCTACGCGGGGATCTTCCACTTCCAATTCTGGCGTTTTGGTCAGTGGCTGGATGTGGTGATAGATGACCGCCTGCCCACACTCCACAACCAGCTCATCTACTGCCACTCCAACTCCAGGAACGAGTTCTGGTGCGCCTTGGTGGAGAAAGCTTATGCCAA GTTGTCAGGTTGTTATGAGGCTCTGGATGGAGGTAACACAGCTGATGCCCTGGTAGACTTTACTGGTGGGGTCTCTGAACCTATTGACCTGACTGAAGGGGACTACATTGCTGATGAAGCCAAGCGAAACCTCCTCTTCGAGCGCGTGTTGAAGGTGCACAACCGAGGAGGCCTCATCAGCTGCTCTATCAAA gcCACGTCGGCAGCTGACATGGAGGCCCGCCTGGCCTGTGGGCTGGTGAAGGGCCACGCATACGCAGTGACGGACGTGCGGAAGGTCCGCCTGGGCCACGGCCTGCTGTCCTTCTTCAAGtcggagaagctggacatgatcCGCATGCGCAACCCGTGGGGTGAGCGGGAGTGGAACGGCCCTTGGAGCGACAC CTCTGAGGAGTGGCAGAAAGTGAGTAAAAGTGAGAGAGAGAAGATGGGGATGACAgtggaagatgatggagagttCTG GATGACCTTTGAagatttctgcaaatatttcacAGACATCATCAAGTGCCGTCTCATCAACACATCCTACCTGAGCATCCACAAGACCTGGGAGGAGGCAGTGCTACGTGGGGCATGGACCAGAAACAGTGACCCCTTGAAGAACCGCTCTGGAGGCTGTATCAACCACAAAGATACCTTTTTGCAGAACCCCCAA TACGTGTTTGATGTGAAGAAGGCAGAAGATGAAGTGCTGATCTCCATCCAGCAGAAGCCAAAAAGGACCAGTCGCAAAGAGGGCAAAGGAGAGAACCTGGCCATAGGCTTTGATATTCATAAG GTGGAGCTGAACAGGAACTACCGGATGCACACCCTGCAGCAGAAGGTGGCCAGCTCCATTTACATTAACTCCCGCAGTGTCTTCCTGAGGACCGACCTGAAGGAAGGCCGCTACGTCATCATTCCCACCACTTTTGACCCTGGTCATGTAGGCGAGTTCCTGCTCAGGATTTTCACGGATGTGCCTTCAGATTGCCG AGAGCTGACACTGGATGAGCCACCACACACCTGCTGGAGTGGGATGTGTGGTTACCCGCAAGTGGTGTCCCAGATCCATGTCCTTGCTGCAGCCGGGCTCAAGAATCAGGACTCCCAAGGAG GAGCTGACCCTTATGTGATCATAAAGTGCGAAGGGCAAAAAGTTCGCTCTCCGGTGAAGAAGAACACAGCGTCTCCAGAATTTGATGTGAAAGGGCTCTTCTACCGCAAGAAGCCAGGACAACCCATCATTGTTCAG ATCTGGAACCACAACCTAATAAGTGACGAGTTCTTGGGCCAAGTGGCGCTCACGGGGGATCCCAGCGACCGGCAGTCGGTGCACACCCTGCACCTCCAGGACAAGGGGAACAGGAGATCGAACGATCTCTCTGGAACCATCGCTGTGAGgctgctcagcagtaacatcCTCACCAACGTCTAA
- the CAPN5 gene encoding calpain-5 isoform X1, translating to MFSSVKPYENQRYASLKKECQRRNQLFEDPLFPANDDSLFYKSRIQGIQWKRPKVIPDWKEQEWNPEKPESYAGIFHFQFWRFGQWLDVVIDDRLPTLHNQLIYCHSNSRNEFWCALVEKAYAKLSGCYEALDGGNTADALVDFTGGVSEPIDLTEGDYIADEAKRNLLFERVLKVHNRGGLISCSIKATSAADMEARLACGLVKGHAYAVTDVRKVRLGHGLLSFFKSEKLDMIRMRNPWGEREWNGPWSDTSEEWQKVSKSEREKMGMTVEDDGEFWMTFEDFCKYFTDIIKCRLINTSYLSIHKTWEEAVLRGAWTRNSDPLKNRSGGCINHKDTFLQNPQYVFDVKKAEDEVLISIQQKPKRTSRKEGKGENLAIGFDIHKVELNRNYRMHTLQQKVASSIYINSRSVFLRTDLKEGRYVIIPTTFDPGHVGEFLLRIFTDVPSDCRELTLDEPPHTCWSGMCGYPQVVSQIHVLAAAGLKNQDSQGGADPYVIIKCEGQKVRSPVKKNTASPEFDVKGLFYRKKPGQPIIVQIWNHNLISDEFLGQVALTGDPSDRQSVHTLHLQDKGNRRSNDLSGTIAVRLLSSNILTNV from the exons GTCATCCCGGACTGGAAGGAGCAGGAGTGGAACCCTGAGAAACCTGAGAGCTACGCGGGGATCTTCCACTTCCAATTCTGGCGTTTTGGTCAGTGGCTGGATGTGGTGATAGATGACCGCCTGCCCACACTCCACAACCAGCTCATCTACTGCCACTCCAACTCCAGGAACGAGTTCTGGTGCGCCTTGGTGGAGAAAGCTTATGCCAA GTTGTCAGGTTGTTATGAGGCTCTGGATGGAGGTAACACAGCTGATGCCCTGGTAGACTTTACTGGTGGGGTCTCTGAACCTATTGACCTGACTGAAGGGGACTACATTGCTGATGAAGCCAAGCGAAACCTCCTCTTCGAGCGCGTGTTGAAGGTGCACAACCGAGGAGGCCTCATCAGCTGCTCTATCAAA gcCACGTCGGCAGCTGACATGGAGGCCCGCCTGGCCTGTGGGCTGGTGAAGGGCCACGCATACGCAGTGACGGACGTGCGGAAGGTCCGCCTGGGCCACGGCCTGCTGTCCTTCTTCAAGtcggagaagctggacatgatcCGCATGCGCAACCCGTGGGGTGAGCGGGAGTGGAACGGCCCTTGGAGCGACAC CTCTGAGGAGTGGCAGAAAGTGAGTAAAAGTGAGAGAGAGAAGATGGGGATGACAgtggaagatgatggagagttCTG GATGACCTTTGAagatttctgcaaatatttcacAGACATCATCAAGTGCCGTCTCATCAACACATCCTACCTGAGCATCCACAAGACCTGGGAGGAGGCAGTGCTACGTGGGGCATGGACCAGAAACAGTGACCCCTTGAAGAACCGCTCTGGAGGCTGTATCAACCACAAAGATACCTTTTTGCAGAACCCCCAA TACGTGTTTGATGTGAAGAAGGCAGAAGATGAAGTGCTGATCTCCATCCAGCAGAAGCCAAAAAGGACCAGTCGCAAAGAGGGCAAAGGAGAGAACCTGGCCATAGGCTTTGATATTCATAAG GTGGAGCTGAACAGGAACTACCGGATGCACACCCTGCAGCAGAAGGTGGCCAGCTCCATTTACATTAACTCCCGCAGTGTCTTCCTGAGGACCGACCTGAAGGAAGGCCGCTACGTCATCATTCCCACCACTTTTGACCCTGGTCATGTAGGCGAGTTCCTGCTCAGGATTTTCACGGATGTGCCTTCAGATTGCCG AGAGCTGACACTGGATGAGCCACCACACACCTGCTGGAGTGGGATGTGTGGTTACCCGCAAGTGGTGTCCCAGATCCATGTCCTTGCTGCAGCCGGGCTCAAGAATCAGGACTCCCAAGGAG GAGCTGACCCTTATGTGATCATAAAGTGCGAAGGGCAAAAAGTTCGCTCTCCGGTGAAGAAGAACACAGCGTCTCCAGAATTTGATGTGAAAGGGCTCTTCTACCGCAAGAAGCCAGGACAACCCATCATTGTTCAG ATCTGGAACCACAACCTAATAAGTGACGAGTTCTTGGGCCAAGTGGCGCTCACGGGGGATCCCAGCGACCGGCAGTCGGTGCACACCCTGCACCTCCAGGACAAGGGGAACAGGAGATCGAACGATCTCTCTGGAACCATCGCTGTGAGgctgctcagcagtaacatcCTCACCAACGTCTAA
- the OMP gene encoding olfactory marker protein, which translates to MAAAAGMLELPFVRDDQLTRCMRLRFQSLQQKNVRPQDGEKLLRPNEHVYRVDFIRQHNLRFLRWNIQLERPGKVTVTGTSQHWTPDLTHLMNRQLLEPVGIFWKKPGAKEVECNEADAQEFGERIAELAQIRKVMYFLLAFADGLEPAQLKGSIVFKA; encoded by the coding sequence ATGGCAGCCGCGGCAGGGATGCTCGAGCTGCCCTTCGTCCGCGATGACCAGCTCACCCGTTGCATGCGACTGCGGTTCCAGAGCCTGCAGCAAAAAAACGTCAGGCCCCAGGACGGCGAGAAGCTGCTGCGTCCCAACGAGCACGTCTACCGAGTGGATTTCATCCGGCAGCACAACCTGCGCTTCCTCCGCTGGAACATCCAGCTGGAGAGACCTGGAAAGGTCACGGTGACCGGCACCTCCCAGCACTGGACTCCTGATCTCACCCATCTTATGAACCGGCAGCTGCTGGAGCCGGTGGGCATCTTCTGGAAGAAGCCAGGGGCCAAGGAGGTGGAGTGCAACGAGGCGGATgcccaggaatttggggagcGGATAGCGGAGTTAGCCCAGATCCGCAAGGTGATGTATTTCCTCCTTGCTTTCGCCGACGGCCTCGAACCAGCTCAGCTGAAGGGCTCCATCGTTTTTAAAGCCTGA